The Chthoniobacterales bacterium genome includes the window GCAAAATTCCACGTCATGGCCGGCGAGAACCTGGAGCTCAACCGCACATTCGACTTCATCATTCTCTCGGAGACGCTCAACTTCGCGGCCGACGTCCAGAAGATTCTCGAAAAGGCTCACTGCGTGTCACACGGCCGAACACGTCTGATCCTGAATTTTCACAGCTTGCTCTGGTGGCCCTTCATTAGTTTGGGGACGGTGCTCGGCCTCCGCGCGGCCCACCCTCCCTGCAATTGGCTGAGCTCGACCGATATGCGAAACCTGCTTTCGCTCGCGGGTTGGGACGTGATCAAACAACAAGGCCGGTTGCTCATGACGTTCCCGCTTCTTGGCCTGGAAAAGTTCGTCAATCGCTTCATCGCCCCGCTGGTGTCGCCCCTGGCTCTGACTGTCTTTCAGGTCGCCCGGCCTTTGCCCCGTCCGCATGGCCCTAAGACAGTTTCAGTCGTGATTCCGGCACGGAACGAGGCTGGAAACATAGAAAACGCCGTGCGGCGCGTGCCAGCGCTCGGGAGCAAGACCGAGATCATTTTCATCGAGGGAAATTCCACGGATCACACCTGGGCGGAGATTGAGCGGGTCAAGAGGGAATACCCTGATCTCCAAATCAAGACGATGCGGCAGACCGGAAAGGGCAAGGGTAACGCCGTCCGCGAAGCTTTCGACGCTGCCAGCGGGGAGCTCCTGATGATCCTTGATGCGGATCTCACCGTGCCGCCGGAGGAGCTCGGGAAGTTCTACAATGTTGTCATCTCCGGGCGAGCCGATTTCGCGAATGGCGTCAGGCTGGTCTATCCGATGGAAGACAAGGCCATGAAATTCTTCAATCTCTGCGCGAACAAATTTTTTGGAATCGCTTTCAGTTGGGCGCTCAACCAGCCGTTAAAAGATACGCTCTGCGGGACCAAGGTCCTTTTCCGGGAAGATTATGCGCGCATCGCGGCGAATCGGGCGCACTTCGGCGACTTCGACCCCTTTGGGGATTTCGATCTAATTTTCGGCGCGAATCATCTGCATCTGAAAATCGGCGACATCCCGATCCGTTATCGTGAGCGCACCTACGGCGAGACCAACATCCAGCGGTGGCGTCACGGCCTCCTGCTCTTCCGGATGCTTTTACTTGCCATCATGAAAATTAAGTTGATCTAGCGGAGCGCAAATCGCTACGCGTTGCCTCCCCGGACGGGAAACGAGATGATAGGGTCCTTACTTTACGATCTTAACCACGCTTCGATCTGGCATCATGAATTGAAAGTGTGGAACCAGCGCCTCCGCGCCACCTCGCTCGACCGGCTCGTCTTTCTCGGACTTCATCGCCTGGGATTAATGGGAAAGGAGGAGGCGAGGCTGCTGGAAAAATTGGTCGAGCCTGGCATGCTGACCGTGGACATCGGCGCCAATATAGGACTTTACGCTCTGTTGCTGGCCCGACTCGTGGGGATGGACGGCCGCGTTTTCGCTTTCGAGCCGGAACCAGAACTCTTTGCGATGCTGTGCGAAAACTGCGCAGCCAATGGCGCCGTGAACGTCACTCCATTCCAATGTGCCGCCGGCGAAACAAATGGACGCGGGACCTTCCAACGGGCTATTTTTAATTCGGGCGATAATCGCCTCGGCCCGACCAGAGCTGATGCCCAACCGATCGAGGTCCAAGTGGCGCGCCTGGATGACGTCTTGCCTGTGCGAGCGGTCCAATTCATCAAAATCGACGTTCAGGGTCACGAACTGGCCGCGTTGTCCGGCATGACAGAACTGCTTTCCGCCAGCCCAGATGTTCGGGTGCTTTTCGAATTTATGCCGTTTGCTTTGCGGGCGGCAAACGCGCCTCCGGAAAGTTTGCTCGATTTTTTCCGCGACCGTGGCTTTGAACTCTACGAGATGAAAGCCGGGTGCTTGCAGCATGTAGCCAATCCGTCCCGACTTTTGACCGAGGTCCAAGGCAAACAATACATCAACCTTCTGGCCAGTCGGACTCCCCTTAACAATCTCGCGAAGAGCTAACCCTCCCTGGATATGTTTTCCGGACCGAAATGGCGCTTGAAAGCTGATTGGCTGCGGTTGTGGCTGCCGCCGGTGCTGCTGGTCGCGCTCTTCGTAGGCACCGGGCTTCGCGGTATCGATTTCGGCCATCACTGGGACGAGCGCGAGTTTACCCTGGACGCCGCGCGCACCATGCTCGCCAACGGACTCTTCCTCTCGCGCCCGTACATCTACCCCGGTTTTGCCAAGCTGCTGGCCCTGGTCCCGTCACTCGATGACGGGTTGCGGGCGCTGGGACAAGGTGGCGGTGTCCGCCAGGTCCTCGGGGCGATGGTCGCGGCCTTCAATGCGCCGAACTATCTGCTCCAGGCGCGGGCTGTCTTCGTAATGGTTTGCGCGCTCGGGATTCTCTGGGTCTACCTGGCGGTCTGGGTGACCACCCGCCGGTGGTGGCAGGCGACGCTGGCGGCCGCGATCCTTGGCACGTCCTGGGAACTGGCGTATCACTCGCGCTTTCTGGTCGGCGACTGCCTCCTGGCACAGTTCTCCGCCCTCTGCCTTCTGCTGCTGGCGCTCTATCACCGCCGTGGGCACTCTGGCTGGTTGTGGGCAGCGTCGATCGTCGTAGGTCTTGCCGTCGGCACCAAGTACCCAGGCGTCCTCCTGCTCGCCCCGGTGATGTTTTGCGCCGCTCTGCAGACGCCAGCCACTTTATCGCAGCGGACCGCCCGCGTAGTGATAGTGGGTGTGCTTTCGGTGGCCAGCTACCTTGTTACTACGCCCGGCACTGTCATCGACCCCATCGTCTTCGCAGACGCGCTCGCCAAGGTCAAAGCAACCTACACCGGGGGTTGGTTCGGTTACTCCGTCGCACCGGGGTATCCGCACCTCTGGATGTTGGTGCGGTATTTTGCGCTCAATGTCTTCTCACCTTACGCCCCCATCGCAGCCGTCTTCTTTGTTTCAGCCATCGCCGGCGCGGTTCTGTGTTGGCGGGACGACCGAAAGTTCGCCGCGGTCTTGATCGGCTTTCCCATTCTCTTCGCCACGTTCTTCTGCTGGAAGTACACCGTCTTCATCGTCCGCAACTTCCTTCTCCTGGCGCCATTCCTCGCCGTGCTGAGCGCGCGGGGGCTGGCCGAAGCGCTCGTGCGCCTCCGCTGGCCCGCGGCACGCATCACCCTGGCGGTCGTGATCGGCGGCGCTCTGGCCGCCAACGCTGCGTGGTTGATCTCCGCAGGCGAAAGTATCCGCCACCGCGATGACGGAGTCGCAGCCTCGGAGGCCATGGCCTATGTCCGCGATCACCCGGGCACTCGGTTCCGGGTCTCGCCTAAGGTAACCTCGATGGCAGCCGGGCGGGGCCTGGCGCTCCCATCCAACGCCGTCCAGGCCAACCCCGATGAAGTTGTTTTCTTCGCCAAGACCGAGGGCGCCGCAGCCTACGCATGGAGCGCGAACGATCCCTGGCTCACTCGCGCCGTATTCGGCCCTCGAGAGATTAACTTCAACTACTACTCGACTTGGGAAGGCTCCGACCGGGTCGTGGTGATGACTCTCGTGAAAGCCAAGGCCGCCGGAATCCCGTTGGCGCAATAGGGCCGGCGCCTGACTATGGCTGCTGACAAAAAAGTAGTGGTCATCATGCCGGCTTACAATGCCGGCAAGACCTTGGAGAGAACGTATCGCGAGATTCCATTGGACTCGGTCCAGGAATGCATCGTCGTCGATGACGTTTCGGCCGATGCGACGGTGGAGATCGCGCGCGCGCTTGGGCTGCGCGTTTTCCTGCATGAGGAAAATAAGGGATACGGCGGAAACCAGAAGACCTGTTACGTCGAGGCCCTCAAGACCGGCGCTGACATTGTGGTGATGTTACATCCCGATTACCAATACGACCCGAAAAAAATCCCGGACCTCATTCGGCCAATTATCGAGGGCCGCGCGGACCTCGTCCTGGGTTCGCGAATGGCCCACGCGGTCGCGGGCGGGATGCCGCTTTACAAGCGGATTTCGAATCGCTTTCTCACCTGGTGCGAGAACAAGGTCTTCGGGCTCGAGCTCTCGGAATATCACACCGGCTTTCGCGCCTTTCGCCGAAGCGTGCTCGAAACCGCGCCCTTTCTCCTGAACTCGAACGATTTCATTTTCGACCAGGAGATCGTGGCGCAGGCCGTCTGGTTTGGGGCCCGCATTGCAGAAATCTCGGTGCCACACCGCTATTTTCCCGAAGCGAGCACCATCGGTTTCGGGCGCTCGGTCCGTTACGGCCTGGGTGTTCTTAAATTACTGGCAGCTTTCCTCCTGAATCGAAAAGGCGTAATTGCCTCCCCGAGATACCGTCCTCTGCACCACGCTTACACTGAGGTCCGCACCCGCTCCCCGCAGTGATCAATCGCAACGGTCTCTTGCCGTCAGCGATCTATTGGTTTGTTCGCCTACGACAGCATCACAATCTCAATCCCGCACTGGATGACGACGAGAGTGAGAACGACGAACGCGCTCTTTGGCCATTTCGCTCCGACGGTTCGGTCGAGCAAAAGAAATCCGGCCCAGAAAAAACAGAGGAGCGGCACCAGGATCAGGCGTGGCGTCCAACCCCCGCCGAGAGCGCCCGAATAGACGAAAGGGAGCGCAAGAAACAAGAGCAAAAAGTAGGGTATTCCCATAAACAGGGCGGCATCCTCGCGCTCCATTTTATCTCGCCAAAGACGCCACACCGCGGCGAAAAAAAGCCAGGCCGTGCCGAGTAAGGCCAGGACAGTCCAGAGAGCTCCCAGGCACACCGACGCCGCCATCACCGGGGTCTTCCATGGCCGGCGCGTTTTCAAATCGGGGATAAGAATCCGGTCGATACTGTGAGATCCAGGCAAATCCTGAAAGATGTTCATCGTATCGGCAAAAGTGCCCAGATGAACCAGACCCAGGTAGCTGTGTTTGTGCGCCGCCAGAATCTCCTTCTTAAAGTACTCAGGAGCTTTGAAAAGTTGGAGGTCAGCGGTCTTCACCCAAAAGAGCTCCCTCCAACTCATGTCCGGTTGCCCCGGCGCTCCGCCTTTCGGGAGCCAAACCGTAGTGGCCACAGAGTTCTTCGCCCGTGCGCTCGCCCAATAAGAATGGTACACCAGCGCGGTAGGAAGGATCAAACTCAGCGCGCAGATTGCGACGAATCGTTGCAGGCTCCACCGACGCTTCCACCAGAGGAACCCAAAAATAACAAAGATCGCCGGGATCACAGCCATAAAACTGTACTTACTCCAAATTCCAAGCCCCAGAACCAACCCGAGGAGGGCCGCGTTTTTCGGAGTAGACGTTTCCGCAGACCGAAACCGCTCGAAAACAAAAAGCAGTAGAACAAACACCGGAATTGTCAGCCAATCGGCGCCGCTCGTAACGGAGTGGATCATTCGGACCGGGAGAAATGTTACAAAAAAAACAAAGGCCAAATGAAGGAGGGGCGATTTAAAGCGGCGCTCCGTGTAGAGGAAAAACCACCACAGCGCCACGGTGTTAACGGCGGCCTGAATGATCGCGAGGGTGATGGGAAATGCGGTCTTGGGTCCGACGATCCTGTAAATCGCGTGGCCCACGAA containing:
- a CDS encoding glycosyltransferase; the protein is MEPDRNPPLEQGENDVFASDDPALPPGSPPLSVPFRPTLLERQLDKLRAFYNAAPTEPTASGRYYRKLLATYYRNLVPPGASVLEIGCGAGDLLALLPNQDLTGIDLSGNQIRAARAKVPQAKFHVMAGENLELNRTFDFIILSETLNFAADVQKILEKAHCVSHGRTRLILNFHSLLWWPFISLGTVLGLRAAHPPCNWLSSTDMRNLLSLAGWDVIKQQGRLLMTFPLLGLEKFVNRFIAPLVSPLALTVFQVARPLPRPHGPKTVSVVIPARNEAGNIENAVRRVPALGSKTEIIFIEGNSTDHTWAEIERVKREYPDLQIKTMRQTGKGKGNAVREAFDAASGELLMILDADLTVPPEELGKFYNVVISGRADFANGVRLVYPMEDKAMKFFNLCANKFFGIAFSWALNQPLKDTLCGTKVLFREDYARIAANRAHFGDFDPFGDFDLIFGANHLHLKIGDIPIRYRERTYGETNIQRWRHGLLLFRMLLLAIMKIKLI
- a CDS encoding FkbM family methyltransferase; this encodes MIGSLLYDLNHASIWHHELKVWNQRLRATSLDRLVFLGLHRLGLMGKEEARLLEKLVEPGMLTVDIGANIGLYALLLARLVGMDGRVFAFEPEPELFAMLCENCAANGAVNVTPFQCAAGETNGRGTFQRAIFNSGDNRLGPTRADAQPIEVQVARLDDVLPVRAVQFIKIDVQGHELAALSGMTELLSASPDVRVLFEFMPFALRAANAPPESLLDFFRDRGFELYEMKAGCLQHVANPSRLLTEVQGKQYINLLASRTPLNNLAKS
- a CDS encoding phospholipid carrier-dependent glycosyltransferase, which translates into the protein MFSGPKWRLKADWLRLWLPPVLLVALFVGTGLRGIDFGHHWDEREFTLDAARTMLANGLFLSRPYIYPGFAKLLALVPSLDDGLRALGQGGGVRQVLGAMVAAFNAPNYLLQARAVFVMVCALGILWVYLAVWVTTRRWWQATLAAAILGTSWELAYHSRFLVGDCLLAQFSALCLLLLALYHRRGHSGWLWAASIVVGLAVGTKYPGVLLLAPVMFCAALQTPATLSQRTARVVIVGVLSVASYLVTTPGTVIDPIVFADALAKVKATYTGGWFGYSVAPGYPHLWMLVRYFALNVFSPYAPIAAVFFVSAIAGAVLCWRDDRKFAAVLIGFPILFATFFCWKYTVFIVRNFLLLAPFLAVLSARGLAEALVRLRWPAARITLAVVIGGALAANAAWLISAGESIRHRDDGVAASEAMAYVRDHPGTRFRVSPKVTSMAAGRGLALPSNAVQANPDEVVFFAKTEGAAAYAWSANDPWLTRAVFGPREINFNYYSTWEGSDRVVVMTLVKAKAAGIPLAQ
- a CDS encoding glycosyltransferase family 2 protein, yielding MAADKKVVVIMPAYNAGKTLERTYREIPLDSVQECIVVDDVSADATVEIARALGLRVFLHEENKGYGGNQKTCYVEALKTGADIVVMLHPDYQYDPKKIPDLIRPIIEGRADLVLGSRMAHAVAGGMPLYKRISNRFLTWCENKVFGLELSEYHTGFRAFRRSVLETAPFLLNSNDFIFDQEIVAQAVWFGARIAEISVPHRYFPEASTIGFGRSVRYGLGVLKLLAAFLLNRKGVIASPRYRPLHHAYTEVRTRSPQ
- a CDS encoding glycosyltransferase family 39 protein — encoded protein: MPWRRVLWAAALVVSFLLCAAAAYRGGYVGPDYNVHVARLRDPTRFFDFSHSSPPIYDFVGHAIYRIVGPKTAFPITLAIIQAAVNTVALWWFFLYTERRFKSPLLHLAFVFFVTFLPVRMIHSVTSGADWLTIPVFVLLLFVFERFRSAETSTPKNAALLGLVLGLGIWSKYSFMAVIPAIFVIFGFLWWKRRWSLQRFVAICALSLILPTALVYHSYWASARAKNSVATTVWLPKGGAPGQPDMSWRELFWVKTADLQLFKAPEYFKKEILAAHKHSYLGLVHLGTFADTMNIFQDLPGSHSIDRILIPDLKTRRPWKTPVMAASVCLGALWTVLALLGTAWLFFAAVWRLWRDKMEREDAALFMGIPYFLLLFLALPFVYSGALGGGWTPRLILVPLLCFFWAGFLLLDRTVGAKWPKSAFVVLTLVVIQCGIEIVMLS